Proteins encoded within one genomic window of Triticum aestivum cultivar Chinese Spring chromosome 2D, IWGSC CS RefSeq v2.1, whole genome shotgun sequence:
- the LOC123051069 gene encoding 1-aminocyclopropane-1-carboxylate oxidase homolog 11-like, which yields MGYRIDSLDICFGTQLVDSRGDIGARHEIADALKDISKQAQEVANRHLRYNVGGTELRLAKDLAENNCGARVLVVCSEITAVTFRGPHESHLDTLVGRALFGEGAAAVIVGTDPDESIERPLFQLVKNLGSTLFELLSEALGLKPSYLTDIECNQGQIIFCHYYLPCPQPELAIGTSRHSDSGFLTILLQDEIGGLQFLHEDRWIDVTPTPGAFIVNIGDLLRSISNDGFRSVDHRVVAKNAAPRVSITCFFSTHFHPASMRMYGLIKEMLSDENRPLYRETLVRDYIKHYYSIGLDAKTAISDFRL from the exons atggggtatcgtattgattcacttgatatatgttttggcactcaactcgtggattcccgaggtgacattggg GCTCGCCATGAGATCGCTGATGCCCTGAAGGACATTAGTAAACAAGCCCAAGAGGTTGCTAACAGGCATTTAAGGTACAATGTCGGCGGCACGGAGCTTCGCCTAGCCAAAGACCTCGCTGAGAACAATTGCGGCGCGCGCGTGCTGGTGGTCTGCTCGGAGATCACCGCGGTGACCTTCCGTGGCCCGCACGAGTCCCACCTCGACACGCTGGTTGGTCGGGCGCTCTTCGGTGAAGGTGCAGCCGCGGTGATCGTTGGCACAGACCCCGACGAGTCCATCGAGCGTCCCCTATTCCAGCTG GTGAAGAATTTGGGGAGCACTTTATTTGAGCTGCTCTCGGAAGCTCTTGGGCTCAAACCGAGCTACTTAACTGATATAGAGTGCAACCAAGGACAGATCATATTCTGCCACTATTACCTTCCGTGCCCCCAGCCTGAACTTGCCATCGGGACAAGCCGGCATTCAGACTCTGGCTTCCTCACCATACTTCTCCAAGACGAAATTGGTGGCCTACAGTTCCTCCATGAGGACCGGTGGATAGACGTCACACCGACACCGGGAGCGTTCATTGTCAACATCGGCGATCTCCTACGG TCGATCTCCAACGATGGGTTCAGGAGCGTGGACCATAGGGTGGTGGCGAAGAACGCCGCGCCGAGGGTCTCAATCACGTGCTTCTTCAGCACGCATTTCCACCCTGCCTCTATGAGAATGTACGGTCTGATCAAGGAGATGTTGTCCGATGAGAACCGGCCATTGTACAGGGAGACCCTCGTCAGAGATTACATCAAACATTACTACTCCATCGGGTTAGATGCGAAAACTGCTATCTCTGATTTCCGGTTGTGA